The following proteins are co-located in the Chiroxiphia lanceolata isolate bChiLan1 chromosome 7, bChiLan1.pri, whole genome shotgun sequence genome:
- the TNFAIP6 gene encoding tumor necrosis factor-inducible gene 6 protein isoform X2 encodes MFQSNTFSNIPKVYAATFTTHIPERAAGVYHRESRSGKYQLTYAEAKTVCEYEGGHLATYQQLEAARKIGFHVCAAGWMAKGRVGYPIVKAGANCGFGRTGIVDYGIRLNRSERWDAYCYNPNGKECGGVFTDSRHVFKSPGYPNEYENEQICYWHIRVKYGQRIHLQFLEFDVEDDVACMADFLEIYDSYDDVNGFVGRFCGDELPDDIISTGNVMTLKFLTDASVTAGGFQIRYTTMDTPSKAGDGRNATSQGKTNYLSGKFGVM; translated from the exons ATGTTCCAGAGTAACACATTCAGCAACATCCCAAAAGTTTATGCTGCCACCTTCACAACTCATATCCCAG AGCGGGCAGCCGGGGTGTACCACCGGGAATCCCGCTCCGGGAAGTACCAGCTCACCTACGCCGAGGCCAAGACCGTGTGCGAGTACGAGGGAGGACACCTGGCCACGTACCAGCAGCTGGAGGCGGCCCGGAAAATAG gtttCCACgtgtgtgctgctggctggaTGGCCAAGGGCAGGGTTGGTTATCCCATTGTAAAAGCCGGAGCCAACTGTGGCTTTGGGAGGACTGGAATTGTTGACTACGGGATTCGCCTCAACCGGAGCGAGAGATGGGACGCCTACTGCTACAACCCCAACG GAAAGGAGTGTGGTGGAGTCTTCACAGATTCCAGGCATGTTTTTAAGTCACCAGGGTACCCAAATGAGTATGAAAACGAGCAGATTTGCTACTGGCACATCAGAGTCAAGTATGGGCAGAGGATCCACCTGCAGTTCCTGGAGTTTGACGTGGAGGACGACGTCGCTTGTATGGCGGATTTCTTGGAAATCTATGACAGCTACGATGATGTCAATGGCTTTGTGGGCAG GTTTTGTGGAGATGAGTTGCCAGATGACATCATCAGCACAG GCAATGTGATGACCTTGAAGTTTTTGACAGATGCCTCAGTCACTGCTGGTGGGTTTCAGATCAGATACACTACCATGGACACGCCTTCCAAGGCAGGTGATGGAAGGAATGCAACATcccaaggaaaaacaaactacTTATCTGGAAAATTCGGTGTCATGTGA
- the TNFAIP6 gene encoding tumor necrosis factor-inducible gene 6 protein isoform X1 produces the protein MFQEHRARADPQRLTREYLQPEPSREMIALILFSALLWDEAGAWGFKDGVLHNSIWLERAAGVYHRESRSGKYQLTYAEAKTVCEYEGGHLATYQQLEAARKIGFHVCAAGWMAKGRVGYPIVKAGANCGFGRTGIVDYGIRLNRSERWDAYCYNPNGKECGGVFTDSRHVFKSPGYPNEYENEQICYWHIRVKYGQRIHLQFLEFDVEDDVACMADFLEIYDSYDDVNGFVGRFCGDELPDDIISTGNVMTLKFLTDASVTAGGFQIRYTTMDTPSKAGDGRNATSQGKTNYLSGKFGVM, from the exons ATGTTCCAGGAGCACCGAGCCAGAGCCGACCCGCAGCGTTTGACCAGGGAATATTTACAGCCTGAGCCTTCCCGGGAGATGATTGCACTGATTCTCttctctgccctgctgtgggaCGAGGCTGGAGCGTGGGGCTTCAAGGATGGAGTGCTGCACAACTCCATTTGGTTAG AGCGGGCAGCCGGGGTGTACCACCGGGAATCCCGCTCCGGGAAGTACCAGCTCACCTACGCCGAGGCCAAGACCGTGTGCGAGTACGAGGGAGGACACCTGGCCACGTACCAGCAGCTGGAGGCGGCCCGGAAAATAG gtttCCACgtgtgtgctgctggctggaTGGCCAAGGGCAGGGTTGGTTATCCCATTGTAAAAGCCGGAGCCAACTGTGGCTTTGGGAGGACTGGAATTGTTGACTACGGGATTCGCCTCAACCGGAGCGAGAGATGGGACGCCTACTGCTACAACCCCAACG GAAAGGAGTGTGGTGGAGTCTTCACAGATTCCAGGCATGTTTTTAAGTCACCAGGGTACCCAAATGAGTATGAAAACGAGCAGATTTGCTACTGGCACATCAGAGTCAAGTATGGGCAGAGGATCCACCTGCAGTTCCTGGAGTTTGACGTGGAGGACGACGTCGCTTGTATGGCGGATTTCTTGGAAATCTATGACAGCTACGATGATGTCAATGGCTTTGTGGGCAG GTTTTGTGGAGATGAGTTGCCAGATGACATCATCAGCACAG GCAATGTGATGACCTTGAAGTTTTTGACAGATGCCTCAGTCACTGCTGGTGGGTTTCAGATCAGATACACTACCATGGACACGCCTTCCAAGGCAGGTGATGGAAGGAATGCAACATcccaaggaaaaacaaactacTTATCTGGAAAATTCGGTGTCATGTGA